The following proteins are co-located in the Hevea brasiliensis isolate MT/VB/25A 57/8 chromosome 11, ASM3005281v1, whole genome shotgun sequence genome:
- the LOC110659698 gene encoding uncharacterized protein LOC110659698: MATKAKDNNNAPKKEKKVAPSNSHHTNQKQANPKSAAESSTDKSKSTPSSNQVPNYLKPTFSSRSESLNPVRKTINEDATQKLLRRRSFDRPPSAARTQRSLISPDPKERLASRDRPMAIRSSSFSASKTPSSTKPVLERNSKSLKPIRSQTTTSGTIKRSSSLSRSSNLSKNRSNASRSSKVPNSHDSTQTSDLENKQERYEASLVQEHEVQTANVEREVQVPSDTPKAERKEDIDAAQDTQVKEREEEKVKSPEVSTVVSKTAQAEDIESELHEHHEDENKQEGEENHRSDNHPEECFEDDASIESDEDKGEEENANEKAACTSEEHVDEKEEQEITDQGTGNERSVELKSKEGEDVVEGVEEEENQEVANATQKRQGGQGKKEAPAAYNDVIEETKNKLLEKRKNKVKALVGAFETVIDYETAGSNK, translated from the coding sequence ATGGCAACAAAAGCAAAGGATAATAACAATGCTCCGAAGAAAGAGAAGAAGGTTGCACCTTCAAATTCTCATCACACCAACCAGAAACAAGCAAATCCCAAATCAGCCGCCGAAAGCTCCACTGATAAAAGCAAATCAACCCCATCAAGCAACCAAGTTCCAAACTATCTCAAGCCTACTTTTAGCTCAAGGTCAGAGTCCTTAAATCCTGTCAGGAAAACTATCAATGAAGATGCCACCCAAAAGCTTCTTAGAAGAAGATCCTTCGATAGGCCTCCATCAGCTGCTCGTACACAAAGGTCACTCATCTCTCCTGACCCTAAAGAGAGATTGGCTTCTCGGGATAGACCAATGGCAATCCGATCTTCCTCTTTTTCAGCATCAAAAACGCCCTCTTCAACCAAACCTGTTTTGGAAAGGAATTCCAAGTCACTTAAGCCTATAAGATCTCAGACAACCACTTCAGGGACCATAAAGAGGAGCTCAAGCTTATCGAGGAGTTCAAATCTATCCAAAAATAGGAGCAATGCTTCTCGTTCATCGAAGGTTCCAAACAGTCATGATAGCACTCAAACTTCGGATCTTGAAAACAAGCAAGAAAGATATGAAGCATCTTTGGTTCAAGAACATGAAGTCCAGACAGCGAATGTTGAGAGGGAAGTACAAGTCCCTAGTGATACGCCAAAAGCTGAAAGGAAGGAAGACATAGATGCTGCACAAGATACTCAAGTTAAAGAAAGAGAAGAGGAGAAGGTAAAGTCTCCTGAAGTTTCCACAGTTGTATCCAAGACAGCCCAGGCTGAGGACATTGAAAGTGAATTGCATGAACATCATGAAGATGAAAATAAACAAGAGGGAGAAGAAAATCACAGAAGCGATAATCACCCTGAAGAGTGTTTTGAAGATGATGCTTCAATTGAAAGTGATGAAGacaaaggagaagaagagaatgcAAACGAAAAGGCAGCTTGTACTTCTGAAGAACATGTAGATGAAAAGGAGGAGCAAGAAATAACAGACCAAGGTACTGGAAATGAAAGAAGCGTGGAACTTAAGTCCAAGGAAGGAGAAGACGTGGTGGAGGgtgttgaagaagaagaaaatcagGAGGTGGCTAATGCAACGCAAAAGCGGCAAGGGGGACAAGGGAAGAAGGAAGCTCCAGCAGCATACAATGATGTGATTGAGGAGACAAAGAATAAGCTACTTGAGAAGAGGAAGAACAAGGTGAAAGCACTAGTTGGGGCATTTGAGACCGTCATAGATTATGAAACTGCAGGTTCTAATAAATGA
- the LOC131170609 gene encoding uncharacterized protein LOC131170609, which yields MGRKNWTVLGHLKRAVKKLNFVISFNLRRWRVASILGNASRRRRRLSFNDRLGLHGCIEDVESDENKSVRALERTRSYASEDDIDQRAEIFIENFRRRLLLERQVSLQLRYYRGNSFTRDY from the coding sequence atgggcagaaaaaactGGACGGTGCTAGGCCACTTGAAGAGGGCCGTGAAGAAGCTGAACTTTGTGATAAGCTTTAACCTGAGACGGTGGCGCGTAGCTTCAATTCTCGGCAATGCCTCCAGGAGGCGACGGCGTTTGAGCTTTAACGATCGGTTAGGGTTGCATGGGTGCATTGAAGATGTAGAATCAGATGAAAACAAGTCTGTTCGAGCCCTTGAAAGAACTAGAAGTTACGCTTCTGAGGATGACATTGACCAGAGGGCGGAGATTTTCATAGAAAACTTTCGCCGGCGACTTTTGCTAGAAAGGCAGGTCTCTTTGCAGCTACGATACTATCGAGGGAACAGTTTCACCAGGGATTACTAG